One window from the genome of Cottoperca gobio chromosome 15, fCotGob3.1, whole genome shotgun sequence encodes:
- the marveld1 gene encoding MARVEL domain-containing protein 1 gives MREMPPQPPQLQVRKNILKFLKSFLGIIRILQILFGAGLWVTIAANKYEGSIHFVLFVAVLFWLLTLALFFLTLLDKQDLVPLLGGERWLSTNLAHDVAAAVLYLPAIGVLIYKTDRNSYCNLEQYKLLCLYKVYVTAAVFACLCCLAYLLSVVYGACRKCRGEQTVI, from the coding sequence ATGAGAGAGATGCCACCCCAACCTCCCCAGCTGCAGGTGAGGAAGAATATCCTAAAGTTCCTTAAAAGTTTTTTGGGAATCATCCGGATCCTGCAGATTTTGTTCGGAGCCGGGCTGTGGGTTACCATCGCCGCAAACAAATACGAGGGATCCATCCACTTCGTCCTGTTCGTTGCAGTCCTCTTCTGGCTGCTCACCCTCGCCCTTTTCTTCCTCACCCTGCTAGACAAGCAGGACCTGGTCCCGCTGCTGGGAGGGGAGCGCTGGTTGTCCACCAACCTGGCGCACGACGTGGCCGCCGCCGTGCTCTACCTGCCGGCCATAGGTGTCTTGATCTACAAGACGGATCGCAACTCGTACTGCAACTTGGAGCAGTACAAGCTCCTCTGTCTGTACAAGGTCTACGTGACAGCCGCCGTGTTCGCCTGCCTGTGCTGCCTGGCTTACCTTCTGTCAGTTGTTTATGGAGCGTGCAGGAAGTGTCGAGGAGAACAAACAGTCATCTGA
- the LOC115019692 gene encoding arginine vasopressin-induced protein 1 produces the protein MPPFPVFLRMDTRPGSPPSSMVAGPSSLWRLADRRNRKSGSANIFSNVNLWQLQRLFRAAGDQDAEQRAQLVWGQGDEAELAQALIGLRARSLTRGLRANGRQALGSHWLRAFNHLRIGENSPSSQGKDPVEESDSEAGAHNSPEPRRHSSVGTTGRGTGATVALNESQGPAGTSERHVRSSSGLRRGENNTERYLHRILH, from the exons ATGCCACCTTTTCCTGTGTTTCTCCGGATGGATACCCGTCCCGgctcccctccttcctccatGGTGGCAGGCCCTTCCTCGCTGTGGCGGCTGGCTGATAGGAGGAATAGGAAGTCTGGCTCAGCGAACATTTTCAGCAACGTGAATCTGTGGCAACTCCAGAGACTATTCAGGGCAGCGGGGGATCAGGATGCGGAGCAGAGGGCTCAGCTGGTTTGGGGCCAAGGAGATGAGGCTGAACTGGCTCAGGCACTGATAGGACTGAGGGCCCGAAGTCTCACAAGAGGGCTGAGGGCTAACGGGAGACAGGCACTGGGCTCACACTGGCTGCGAGCATTCAATCACCTCAG GATCGGGGAGAACTCACCAAGCAGCCAGGGGAAGGATCCCGTGGAGGAGAGCGATTCTGAGGCAGGAGCACACAACAGTCCAGAGCCACGCAGACACTCCTCCGTAGGGACAACAGGAAGAGGAACAGGGGCCACAGTGGCACTAAATGAGAGCCAGGGCCCTGCAGGGACTTCTGAGAGACACGTTAGAAGCAGCTCAggactgaggagaggagagaacaacaCAGAGCGATACCTCCACAGAATACTTCACTGA